The genome window gccacccaggtgcccatttaaCCTGTcccttttaatttgaaaatatgtgcTTAAAAGGATCTATAAGCTTATAATCGCACAGGCAATTAGTTGACCagtatttattttggaaatactaCTACTACAACTTTTActcatttaaataatctctacacccaacgtggggtttgaactcatgaccccgaggagatcaagagtcacatgctcttcttactgagccagccagatgtctCCATTACTGACAACTCTTTTAAAATTGTCTTACCTTGGTTGAAAGTACTTTAAATGTGCTCTGTTCTGGGATTATAGGATGAAGAAGTCTCAGTTGCAAATTGTAATCCTCTCCAGAAGGAAGTTTCACCAAAGCAGACAACTAATGAATACAAAATTAGCagcacatttttataaatttatataatgaaaGGTAAAATACTTAAACTGAATATAATTGCAGAACTTCAATACTGCTgcagattattttaaatactttatatggAATATCAGACttaagaaattcaaaataatccttttttttcctacttggtTTCCTTTACGTGGATTCTCATGTACATAATTAAATAAGCAGAAAATAGTATGTTTCAAacacatatataacatttaaatCTCTAGAAAACTCAAGATATAAGAGCAAAACAATACAATATGTAACAAAAGCAAGGAGTCATATGCAAAACATCTACTTCTACCACTAACTTAAATATCATTGAAGTTTTCTACTAAATGCTAAGAAATCAAGTTATTACAAGTCACACTAATTCAATGTGGTTAGTAAACTCTAAGACATAGAAATCACACAACAAATAAGCAGACCTTTTTCACAAAGTATACCACACAAATGTAACCAAATCACATATCTTACtaatgtcttttatatttgtcAACCAAGTTCTGCTTTGAATTTcaaatctaaagaaaaagaaaataatgcacaTCTAGCTATAACCTACAGTATGAATACTTTTgtctcaaaatttaaaatcattcaaGCTGAAAAGCCATGCTTCAGATTTTCATCAGCATTTTCCACATCTCAGGAAGAAATGATGTATCTGATCAACTGCTATAGATTATTCTGCAATATactatatttgcaaataaaagtatttaatctcaaaataaaaaatagttcaaagactgtaataacctctttttctgaaaattccACATTTACATTATTCTTCTGAACATTCTTGATCATAAGTGTAATGATTACTTGAGATTCTGTTTGATACCAGTCATAcctattgaaaaagaaaaaaaaccacctcaGAACATCTAATTTTCTTAAAGTTGTTGCTTCTTTATGTTTTGTCAAGATAAAAGCTACAATCTGATAAACAACAAGAGCTCCACCTTGAGGAACAAATAAGCAAAGCAGATGGTGATTCACAGAACCAATTTTATAGAACTAATTTTCTTTGACCTGCACTAATGGAAAAGAACAGTAGAGTATGATGCCTCAAACCTTTCCAGTAGACTTAAATACTTACACGATTTTCTGGGTTCTGACTTATATCTCTAATATTGTTGTGCTTAAGCTAATGTTAAAGATGAAATTTACTCTTAACAGCTAACCATTATTATATACCATTAATagctttacattttcatttcaaccTAATACTAAGAAAAAGCACTTCTAtccctcttttacagatgaaaaataagcCCAGATGGGCGAAGCAATCAGCCAGTCAGTGGCAGGTGTTACGCTAGACCCATGTCGGCTGGACTCCACACTCCAAAATCTCTTAACTGAAGTTGGAGCAAAGAGCCCCGAACACAGGGAGAAGCAGCAAAtgagctaaaattaaaataacttaaaatttaactCATCCTGCCAGGCACAACTTAAATACAGTATCTTCCTTCACTCTCAAGGTACATGGGAAAACTAATGTGCCTAGAGATTCTAATTATGTGTATCTTTCCCACAGAAGGCTCTAGAAATGTAGGGATCCTCACTTTCAAATTAGACTCTATTAGATTATAAACTCCATGACGCAGAGCAGTTTATCTATCCTGCCACTATTATATTCCTAGAactaagcacagtgcctggtacacagtaccAGTATTAAATCAATGTTGGATTATTTTATGCTCCAAACATCTTAATTATTATTTGATGTTTGTATTCTACTCCTGCTGCTGCCACCAAGCTAGTCAAAGTTCCTCGTCTACTTGGTACTTGGGAGAGTCATCCTAAATCTCCCCAGAAGAAGCATGAatagattgttttgttttaacatttccAAACCACTTTAGGTAATTAAAATGCACCTTGATTAAAGAAATGAACTAAGAGTCTCAAAGTTTCCCTCTGAAATACAGTGAGGATGCAAAGCTCCCGATCAATGCCTTGTGTTTCTTTCTGTTACAGTCCTAAGAATACAAGTTGTACACATGGCTgatgaacaattaaaaataaattcaaatacttGCTAGACGCTTAATTCATTACTGTAACTGTTGCCCTGAGCAACAGTCCCTTTCAACTCATGCAGAATCACTCTATGAAAAATTTActctaaaatataaaaggcaGGTAGTTACAATTCTGTCAAGCCTACTACTAATTTATTTACCTGTGTAATAACAACTGGAAGAGGCTCTCGTCATACATGGAAAGGTGACATAATATGGAACCAGATGAAGCATGTTTAAAATAGAGAACTGATTTGAATTTAACACTAAAATCAATCAGTAAACAGCCTTAGAATTAGTTTTCCCAGGCTAaacaaatttctgaaaaaaactaagaaacacTGAACATCACAGGGTAAGGACTTGCTTCCTATTAAACAAAAGGATTTTTCCCTTTAGGCGTATTTATCATGCATTGTcttatgaaaaagaaacacttaCTTGATTTTTGACTGATGAGTCCTCTGGGATGCACACTGATTTTGGCAAGTTGCAAGAGAAAGATTTTTACAAATTAGTTTACAAACTGTATATTAAAATGCATGTATTATTAATTTACCCAGTGCTATGGTTACTTTGATATGGAATAACTATGTGAAAATGTCCCTCAAAGACAAAGCATACCTGAATTCATAATTGTTAAATAATACTAGTCATcacaaaatattagaatattcaacatttttataattttaggagttaaaatttcaaaaaagatttttcttctaaaataaaagcgtaaggggaaaggaaggaaaaataagatgaaaacagagagggagacaaactatagagactcttaactacaggaaacaaacagggttgctggaggggaggtgggtggagggatggggtaactgggtgatggacattaaggagagcacttgatggaatgagcactggatgttacatgcaactgatgaatcactaaattctacctctgaaactaataataaactatatgttaattaaatcgaagtaaaaaaaataataaaaaataaaaataaaaaccataaaacccAAAAAACTTTCTAAAGCTATGATTGGAAAAGGTTACATTTAAATGTCCAGTTCCAAGGCTAACTCtctaaaccaaaaacaaaaatattttaaaaaacctaaaaaaaaaaaaacgcactTTTTTAGAAAGAGTATAACCTTCAGGCTTAGCAGTGGCATCAAACACTGCTCTGGAATATATGAAGGAACATTTCCATGGTGCCTTCCAGATAACAGCTTACACTCTGTTTATGGTCTCTCAGCAACAAACATTCTACACTGCCcatcaagaaacaaactgattcTTGACCAATCAATACTTCCCTAAACTATATGTGTGCCAGTTAAGACTATGTAAATCTAAAGAACTTGCCATGGGTCATAAGTGACCTCTAAGTTGTCCCTAAATGATAGGGAAGAAATGGGgtttagaggaagaaaataaaaccccgCTACACAGATTTGAGTCTAACTCAGAATTACTCTCCAGTGTTAACTATTTAGAAATACCTGAATCTAGGTGATACCAAGTAGAGATAATGACTAGAACATATTATTCCTGTTCACCTTGGTACAAAGATTAAACTAGTGTGAACCACAGCAGTGACAAAATGTACTGTGGCTAAACAGCTGTTTGTGTTACCAAAGTATAATCCAAAtgctattttgttgttttcaggaCAAGTTCCAATCCCAAATACGATACTGTTAAGACCTAAACAAAAATACCAGCAGGTGAAGAAAGccaacttctatttatttaaagatttttatttattttgagaaagctagcgagagtgagcagggggaggagtagagggagagggacaagcagactgcacgCTACGTGCAGAGCCCCACAGGGGACTGAATTTCACGACGCTGATATCATCACCTGAGCCTAAAtcgagagtcggacacttaacttagccacccaggtgcctcgaaAGAAGCCAACTTTTAATACTTCCCTCATCCATCACCCTTAGGAATATGGACAAGCCTTTGAGGTACAGGAATAACCAGACAGGGCTCAATTTTGGTGATGTTCCAAACTCCAATCACTACATATACACATATCTGACCTGATGCTCACAACCTGAAGGAGATTAGCTCTATTAGGCCCAGTTTACACATGAAAAAAGCCCAGAGAATAAAAGACTTTCTCAATGTCACAATGTAAttctggaagacagaaaatgTAAATCTTCCTTCAGACATGAAGAGACGCAAGTGGGTTAAGTAACCGCCAACAGAATTAAGACTACACACACATCTCCTGACTCGTCATTTTATTTACTGACTAAACTGCTGATTATCGCTGCTAAAAACCACTAGCCATAATGTAActatgtgtgttatatataaacctaagtggttagaaaaaaaaaattaactttcaacTCCACCATAAATTTTAGTAACTGAAAagacttggggggcgcctgggtggctcagtcgttaagtgtctgcctttggctcaggtcatgatctcagggtcctgggatcgagccccgcatcgggctccctgctctgcgggaagcctgcttctccctctcccactccccctgcttgtgttccctctctcgctgtgtctctctctgtcaaataaataaaatcttaaaaaaaaaaaatttttttttaaataaaaattaaaaaaaagacttggaaatCTTCATATCCAAAACAATAAATGTGAAACTGAATTAGACAgataaacatttccaaattttacTTAACTTTTGTGTTCTTAATACACCACAATAAACTCTGAAAGTGCTTTCTAGGCAGCAGCTGTTTATCCTACATGTGATGACTTTTCagcaaagaaaagacaaaaaataaccaCCCTGACCATACTAAAATATGCCAAATCAACTTGATCACACATGAAACAAGCCCAATAATTTTCATGACTATAAACCTCTATATCTATTTCACCAAAAACGGTATTATTGCAGTTGCTAGAGGAAAAGTATTTACATGGAATTGCTTAAGATCTAAGTAAAAAAAGGTCATTCGGAGTCCTGTCTCAAATATATGGCAAAATTATAATTAAGTAAGAACATGAATAAAAATCTTGTACTTACCACCTCAGATTGTGATcctattaaaaacataaaaagaaaacatttccatttaacAATACATTTACAGGCAGTCACATACATGACTTCTATAGCACAAACATACTGATTGATTACATAAGCCAATTTTCcatacatttcaaattttaaaaagtggtttaaTTTTGCATCCTAGAGTCACTGTAGACTTTTAGTAATTTCTTACCGGTAACACAACTGCAAAACAAATCCATCCAAATCTCCCGTTCAACATAACAAAACCTTGGAAATCCCTATCTAAGGGAACATACactatttaaatttatgatttataaagttataaagtTAAAAACGCATTTGTTTAAAtccaaaaatgtcaaaaatttatttctttgtaaagtgAAAGACATGAGAAACCTATATACTTACCATTCTGGGCCTCTTGACACCTTTTAATCCAGACAGTGAAATCAGGATCTGTACCTAGAAAAAACAAACTCACTGTAACATCACTCACTCACCAGCACCATCTaacatattcattcaacaaatacttactgaatacctactatgttcCAAACAGTGTTTTAGGCAATGGGGATTCAGcagtaaattaaacaaaaatacttGTCCTAACAGGATTTATAGTAACCATAATGCTACAGCTATAAGTACACGAATACTTTTAACATTTAGACATTCATcctgaagaattttaattaaaaaaaaaacatggttttAGCCACAGTCAACCTTACTGGTTCCCAGATACAAATAATCTACACTTCCCCTCACTTCTCTCCTGTTGAAGGAGCTTCCTCTCACACAACAAAATCAGACCTGAATTAGATACCCAACACACTATCAGTTAGTGTGGGATAGAAGCCTGGTACCAGACAGCTAGACCAAGGTCTAGAAGCTTCTTCTGACCCCAGATTTGTTCTCTAATGCAGCTACCCACTTTTTCTATCTACTCTTCTCTCAGTAGCTTTTCCTGTTACCATGCCATTCCTACCAACACCAAAAAACACCTCTGTACTTTGCGCAGTTCTGTTTATCTCCAGATTCCACAGCAGCCAAGAGACTACAGATGGTGAACTATATATTTAGAGATAGCAATGTAAACATGTACATGAGCAAATTATTAATTTCTAAAGACTCAGGACAATGATAATCCAAACAGTACGGGGTCTAATccaatataatgttaaaaattatcaaaagtgGGGGgtttgggtgactcagtcgttaagcgcctgccttcagctcagatcatgatcccagggttctgggattgagccctgcatccagctccctgctcagtgggaaacctgtttctccctctcccactccccctgcttgtgttccctctctcactgtgtctctgtcaaataaataaataaaatctttaaaaaaaattattaaaagtactCTAAATAAAAGTTTGCAAACTCAAATTGCAGGCAAgattattctgaaaaataaaaatttcttaaaatggaattttctagTACactgatttataaataaaattcaaactgtaTAGGCCTTAATACCTaggcacatatacacacacactcattctaGTGGGGGTAATAATTATATCAAAATCCTAGATTTGAATATCAGTAAATAAAACCAAGCTTCCTAccataccaaaggaaaaaaaggtaatattCTGAGTTGTAAATTTTTACCCTGTTAATAAGGGAACCCTAACAGTTTAACATAAATTTTCCTtagaattaaaagacaaatttgtttttaaattaaaatatccttaaaaGCAATTTTACCAAAAAACAGACACCTTCATTTGAGGCAGACTCTGAAATAATCCTGAGATAAAAATCAATGGCagtaagatattaataaatgaaacaatttaGGTGATGAACTTTCTATTGctctaaaagaaataaggaatagGGCTTAGAAATCTACAACATGGAATGATTTATGTCTCTCCCGGGTTTTCAAGTATGTGTCAAGGTACAGGATAATTGGACTCTTTAGAATCTGCTAAAAGCGCAGATATGCTGGCTTGCTTACTAAATAGCCAAATTATTCATGTACCACTCACTACTCCTTCCTAATTTGTAGGTTCCAATTGCAAAGTTGGACCCACTGTCCTCTCTCAAGCAGGTATACAGCAGAAGAGCAAATATTCAAAGCAATACaagagtaaatttttaaaatataaaaacatactcATGCAATACTTTAGAGCAGGGATATcccaacctcagcactactgctATTTTGGACCAGCTACTTCTCTGTTGTGGGGGACAATTCTGTGCaatgtaggatgtttagcagtatccctggcctctactcactaggTATCCATAGCACATCCCCCATTCACCAGTCATGATAATCAAAAATCTCTtcagacattgctaaatgtccccCAGGAAGCAATATCATCCCTACTTaggaaccactgctttagagaaCTGTGATAAAACTCTATCattagagggtgcctgggtggctcagtcgttaggcgtcagaccttcggctcaggtcatgatcccggggtcctgggatcgagccccagattgggctccctgctcagcgggaagcctgcttctccctctcccactccccctgcttgtgttccctctctcactgtgcttctctctgtcaaataaataaataaaatctttaaaaaaaagattgctttaaaaaaaaaaaacacagaaataatggATTAGTTTATTAACATACAATTCCAATACTTACTATCTAATTTCTGTCCTCCTATAAAAGTTTCTAAAGCAGCAGCATAGTTTTTTTCATGGTATTCACATATCCTGCATgagcatattaaaaacaaataccacacACACATGAGATCATGCAAAAAAGGATTTCTAAATTAAATATCCTAGTACTCTCTAttggtaaaaaaataatttattttaaatatatgttaataagcCCAGAGATTTTCTAATATACTGTAACATTAAATACAATTCTCATTAAAACCCAATTTTGGAACTCATTTCAAAAGGAATTTCTTGATTTAACTGTGTATACTTATACCAAAATATAGTTATGCTAAGAAACCAAAGAAGtttcttaagaataaaattacaCTTATCAACAGAAACAAGCTGGGATGTAACGTACACAGACACAGGGCTTTCACAGCATTAAATGTAGCCTGTCCAGCCTGGTTAAATACAATAAATTCCAAACAATGAACGAAAAAGGGATTTGAAAtccatcagtttcttcttttccttgtaATTACTTCAACCATCACTATTTTAAAACACACTACAACAgaagtataaaattatatttaaaattgaatcctacctcagctataaaatgtataaatacagaATTTACTATttacataaaacttaaaattcattCAACGAACTAAACACCTACTATCTATAGTCCAGACCCAATTAGAAGAGTAGTTATTGCATACCCTTTTCTCAGCATAGCAGTGGAATTATTTGGATTAAGTTCAAGAGATTTCTTTGCATCAGCAACAGCAtctacatacaaaaaaaaaaaaaaaaaaaagaaagaaagaaaagaaaagggggagggtTTAGTCAGTAATTTATGGATCCTAACAAGTTACATACAAAATTTGAATCAGCCCTACATTTTTAAGCTTTCAAGTTGGTGCAATGGACAAATgcttttaaattaggaaaaactAATCCAAGATATAATCCAAAAAAAATCACTCTCATACCTTATTAGCCTAAtatttagctttctttttaaagctattcAGTCAATGTATAAAGCTTTGTCACAAAGTTCATCTAATTTTCTCATTAACATCATTTATGTAATTTGACTCAAGATATTTAGTTTTCCCTACCTAGATTCTCTACCcagaataatttaaaagttacacaatatacaaaaattacaaaCAAGAGCATTTCATTTAAATAGTCTGTAAAACAATAAATGTGATGCTATTTTTTGTTAGTATATCCAATAACTACAAATGAAATCTATATAAATTCTCCACCCACTGAAGGAAGAAGAGACACCCAGAACATTTGTATGGGTGTTGCTCAACATATTTGTCATGTTTCAGCTACTTCACACCTTGCGTGAAAGaccaatttaaaaatcttcaaagataATATCTACTATATTTGATTCACTGTATCTTGGGTAAAATTTATAActtataagaaataatatatttagtaAGAAAAGTTACCACAGTAATTCCCAAGAAGAATGTGACAATAAGCTCTTTGACAATAATATTGAGCATCATCTGGTTTCTGTTCCAAAGCCTTAGTCAGCTCCTACAAATACAAACATGTTGAatgtcaataaatgtttttaaaagcaactgAATTCTaattaaacatgatttttaatcaAATAACCTATTATCATAAGCTATTTAGAGGAAAGATAACAGAATAAGCTTGGAGCTTTCCTTTGCAAGAGGATCAATATCACCCCTTCTCCAGTCTCTCCCCCAAAATTCACAATCTAATGTAGTAtcttagcacagttcctggcctATAGTAGAAACTCTAAATGGTAATTACTATCACCTCATTTATTCTGAAGAATTTATATACATTGACCatcaaagattttctccctctaatTTGGAGAAGACTCGAAGATTTGAGATGCCTAGAAAATATGAAACCgtccaataaaaacaaacaaaaaacctggaagTTGAATCTAGAGCTCAGGAAGGTTAACAGAATCAATAAAGACACAATGAAGCTTATCTGGCCCTCCCCCATCATCTGTCAATAGCAGACAACCCTAAGAAATTACCGCATTCCGTTGAAAGCCCAGATACAGTACCTCATAGATAGCTACCATCAATATGAGATTAAAACTTTGTCACCCTGCGCAGTCACAGTATGTAAGTGGTAGCTGGAACAGTAATGATGCAAGAAATGACAGCACGATCAGTGAGGCCAAGAATAAATGTAGGCAAATAGGAATGCTTTGATTCTCTACCTAGTGCTCACACATTCTAGGGATTTGGTAGTTTTCTTAAAAGGTAAAAtgacttcaggggcgcctgggtgggtggctcagatggttaagcatctgcctttggcccagggtcctgggattgagccccacacagggctccctcctaggcgggaagcctgcttctccctctccctctactgttccccttgcttgtgctctcttgctctaataaataaaatcttaaaaaaaaaaaagtaaaattacttcAATAACAACACGTCACTGATTTTGCTCTTAGTAGCGTGATTCCCCCAAATCAAATTATACTATACCTGGTAATCATTTACCTAAAACGCAATATGCCTAAAATCCAAACCGCTTTTTACCTTCTTCACCTCTATCATCCTGATCCAAGCAATACTGAAAATCAGATCTTGTTTATGTCAATGGGCATAAAACTCTCCAACGTCTTTGCAGCTGACGTCTTTGCAGCTGACTCCAAGCAAAAGCCCAAGTTCTTCCAGTGACCTTCAAGGCCCTCCCTGATACAACCCTCTGCTagctctctgacctcatctcttaCTACTCTTCCTCTTGCTCCTCTACTCTAGCCACaatggcctccttgctgttcttcaAACACCTTAGGACTCTgtacctgctgctccctctcacCAGAAAGCTCTTCCCCACATGTGCTCAGAAGATCCATCCCATCACCTTATAGTTAGTGACAAGACTGTCAAATCCAGGTCTGACTCCAAATCTGCTTTTTGAACACCAAACCACACTGCCTCTTGGTAACCTCTCTTTAATCCAAGTATCTTTCACATACCAATGACATTTGTATTAATATGTTTCCTAACACTTTGAAATTCCTAAGTTAAATGATACCATCTTGTACTTAAACTTTCAACAATTTTGAAAACCTCTGATAGCTTCTTACCTATCTACTCAAATACATCTTCAAACCAAATTTCTAGCCTCTCCTCAGCAAGAAAACAGGTATGAGTCAAAAAGCTACTATAAATTATACTAGGATCTGGTTCAtcaatttataagtatttttaaacatatattatgtAACAAAGACAGGCCAGACACTGGGggtacaaagataaataaaatggaatcaagTAAAAACTGATTTTCAAACAACCAACTTACAAATGacctttaaaaacacaaaccaacTGTTGGTTAAGGAGAACCATTTATGTCACTCAGTTAAATAAACTAAGCAATTCACTTATTGGgctattattttgaaaagttaccaaaaaacaacacaaactgaACACTATGACACACAAATATAAGTCATAAAACACAATAACCAGTTTATTTTGAATAAACAATATACAGtataataaaaccagaaaaagtgaaattaaaacaatgatttgGGTTGTATTAACAACATCAGACTTGTGGCATGTTTTGAGAGTTCTACTGTTTCTGTGACAACAGTTGCCCGATGCTAGAGCAAAGAAACTAGAGAGAGGTATCTCAAAGGCAAGGACTTCAGTGCCAACATTTGAATTAAAGGGGCAAAAGGCCATTATTTAATGCAGACTCACATAAAATGAGTTAGTTTATAGTCAAGCAACTTACAgttctcaaaaataaagaaactcaaTGAACTATGAAATATAATTACATTGAAATCTTTACCAAGATAATGGTGAAGGAAGTACCTTGATAATCCAAATCGGGGAAAAACTCCTTTTTAACGCACTGAAATTGTTTAAAACTTAGATCTCAGAAAATGAATTTCCAAATCTTTAAagttttaggttttttaaaaatgctagtcAATAAGTTAACTTCTTGTTAAggttaaaagcaaaagcaaactgCTCAGACTGATCTAACTGCTGAAGGCATGTAGCTCTGGGTATCTCAGTTTGATTCCACTTCACATTTTCTTCTAGCCACAGCTAATTCCCAATCACAGATAATAAACAAGAGTACCAACCGTTCTCCCTTCCTAAACTACCTAGCACTGCTAAAGCTTGTTTGGAGCGCAGCCACTCGTATACCCTTACCATGTAACCATGCAGAACAGGTAACACTGCATTTATGCTAACTCTCTCTGTTCTCAATGCTCTGAACAAAGCTATTAATGGTCAGCTACTTCAAAGTCAGCTATCAAACCTTTAATTATATTATACATCCCTAGACCTACCCCCTCCTCTAGAGGAAGACCTGATGCCTTGAACCCAGAGACTTGTCACTTCTCAACTATATAACCCTGAGCAAGTGAACCTCTTTGGTCTCAGCTTCCTTTTGAGTAAAATACAAATACCCACCTCAGTTGTTATAAGAATTATGGTAGGAGTCATTTCACATAACACATCTGAGTGCCTACCACATCGCAGGCACTACACGGAGAATGTGgtaaaaaagacacacaaaaccCCTGCCACCTTGTTAGCTTACAATGGGGCTCAATTTAGATAGGGTGGTCCAAGAAAGTAAGTTTCTCTGAGGTGACATGTCAGCTGAAATCTCAAATGATGAGCATCTCCAAGCAAAATGAGATAGTACAAGAGAGTACATTTTAAGCAAAAGGAATTGCAAGTCCATAGGCCCTCCACAAGGACTGAGCTTGATACATTtcaagtgacatttaaaaaaaaaaaaaaaaaaagacagcactggggcacctgggtagcttagttggtcaggcctctgccttcagctcaggtcatgatcctggggtcctgggatcaagtcctggaTCAGactctgctcagtgggtagtctgcttctccctctgcccctcatcctgtTTGTGCTCGCACGTGCACccttctgtctcaaataaataaataaaatct of Halichoerus grypus chromosome 4, mHalGry1.hap1.1, whole genome shotgun sequence contains these proteins:
- the SUGT1 gene encoding protein SGT1 homolog — translated: MAAAAAEPATAQKFFRSFSDALIEEDPQAALEELTKALEQKPDDAQYYCQRAYCHILLGNYCDAVADAKKSLELNPNNSTAMLRKGICEYHEKNYAAALETFIGGQKLDSTDPDFTVWIKRCQEAQNGSQSEVCASQRTHQSKIKYDWYQTESQVIITLMIKNVQKNNVNVEFSEKELSALVKLPSGEDYNLQLRLLHPIIPEQSTFKVLSTKIEIKMKKTEAVRWEKLEGQGDVPKPKQFIADVKNLYPSSSHYTRNWDKLVGEIKEEEKNEKLEGDAALNKLFQQIYSDGSDEVKRAMNKSFMESGGTVLSTNWSDVGKRKVEINPPDDMEWKKY